ttcggtctacaagggtatgtggacaacactctcccctctcgttgctatgcatcaccatgatcttgcgtgtgcgcaggaaattttttgaaattactacgttccccaacaccttccCTGGTctggaggagtacgagggttatAGAGACCGGTGTGCCTGTCGCAACAAGCAGAGGGGGCGGGAGCGCGAGGCCTGTATCATTGCCAATGTGGTGGAGGCAGCGGATGCGGATGCGGCGTGGCGTGCTGTCGCGGAAGAGGAAGCCATCCATGTCCACATCTTCCAAAAGCGGCAGAGGAGGAACATGCGCGCCCTTGCCTGGGTGTAAGTTTGAGCGGTCTATACCATGCCGGACTGCCCCCCCCCAATGAGGAGGAGGACAGTGATGTGGCAGACAGCTAGGGATGCAAGCGGGCATCCCGCATAAGCCCGCAAAAACAGGTTTTTAGTTCAAACTGAACTAAAGCTAAAACAGGGAGGATTATGACTAACTTGATCTACTTTGACTATGAAGCGGGGCGGATTGGGCGCCGCTCTGCATCCCTACAAACAGCTCCATCGAGGAGGAGATCTGGCTTGATCCATACTGCGTCTTCAACTGCTACTTCCATGACAAATACGCCAAGGGCGCTGAAAAGGGCAAGTGTGGATGATCGTTGTGCATAGCTTAGTATGTATGCAGAACATGCCAAATTTTGGTAGTCCGATAACATGTATTGATATAGTAGTCGGACGTCTGGCCGTATCAAAATTTTAAAATGCATGTGTAATATGTATTTGGGGTTTGCTAACTGAGGTACCCGGATGTGGGAACAAATATTTGAGGTACGACCGCTCACTGATCCGCGTCGATGTATGAGCACTGCTTTAGCTCTATgtggttgtagatgctctaacaTCTACATGATTGCTTCCTTCCAAACTTCTcaaaatcactaattaaggagtatTCTTTGCAAAGATCACTCCCATCTCCTCTTGTCGCGACAAGTGGCACCCTGCATGCatgccacttgtcgcaacctaaGAGATTTCTCTTTTCCATAGATTCATTTATTCAAAGCGTAATGCTTAAATATTTTAAGTAATAAAGCATcctatttcaaaaaaaatcaaaatgttttatctcttaaactgTACGTCCAATCTCGAACCATTTTCACaattggattcctcgcgtcgagatcttcaaaaatAGAACCCATTGATAGGTTTTGATAAACTTTTTTTTAACGAAAAAACCTGAACCAGGAGCACGTTTTTTCCCTTTCCAAAGTGGCACAActatgcctctcgcggaagcaaatccGTACCTCCATGAGAAGTAAATATGTGCCTCTCGTGGAAGGAAAAACACGTTTTATTCCATTTTCAAAGAGGCATGGCtgtgcctctcacggaagcaaatCTGTGCCTCCATGAGAAGTAAAACCGTACCTCTCACAGaagaaaaaaaatgtgttttttccTTTTTCGAGGGGCACGACTATGCCTCTCGCGGAAACAAATCCGTGCCTTTCGAGGACTGTGCCTCTTGCGAAAGCAAATCCATGCCTCCACCTAACTAAATTCGTGCCTCTTGCGGaaggaaaacaaaagaaaacacaTTTTCCCATTTCTGAGAGGCACGACTATGCCTCTTGCGAAAGCAAATCCATGCATCCACATGAAGTAAATCCTAGCCTCTCACggaagggaaaaaagaaaaaaaatcgaGAGGCAAAACTTTGCCTTTCGCAGAAGAAAATCCGTGCCTTCACAAGAAGTAATCCGtacctctcgcggaagaaaaaaacttgttttttcttttttttcaagAGGCACAACTTTGCCTCTTACAAAAGCAATTTTGTGCCTTTACGAGAAGTAAatccgtgcctctcgcgaaagaaaaaaagaaaacgtATTTCTTCATGTAAATTGTTGAAAAAATCCCTCCAAAATCTAAGAAGAACCGGAGAAAAACCGAAGAGCCGAAAAACCCGAAAAACCATCTAAAAGCTGAAAATGcatacaaaaataaaataaaatccgAAGGAATCACCCAGCGCGACGGTGGCGGGACTGAGAGCGTGTCAAGTGGTACGCTCCCAGCCCACCCAAAGTGACCCTTGCGAGGCTGGTCTATGATCAGCCGACTGCTCTTTTCCCTTATGTTAAAAAAAAGACTGCTATTTTCCctttgtttcttcttcttcttcttcttcttcttcttcttcttcttctttctaaCTGGGCCGGCCCCATTATTTACACTCCGTCCAAAACGCCGCGCCCGTACTCCCCAAATGGGCTCGGGGCCCAACCGCAGCTGTCCTATAAACCGAACCCTAAGCCGTGGAACGAACGACCCAGaagccacccacccaccccaCCGTCCTGAGGTTGATCAGAGCCGGAGCGACCACAccgaggaagaaggagaagcggCGAGGCGAAAGATGGGGAAGATGCCGGTGCGGATGAAGGCGGTGGTGTACGCGCTGTCGCCGTTCCAGCAGCAGGTGATGCCGGGCCTGTGGAAGGACATCACCACCAAGATCCACCACAAGGTCTCCGAGAACTGGATCTCCGCCACGCTCCTCATCACCCCCGTCGTCGGCACCTACCAGTACGTCCCTCCCTCTCCCATCCTCTTCCGCGAACGATCCCTGTGGATGCGCCTGGTCGGGCTGATCTAGGGTTGCGTAGGTCGCCTGTGGTTCTCGGTTGGCTGCGAGATCCGGTTTGGGGCTCAATCGATTGTCCGATTTCGTTAGAGCCGTCGCGCAGATTCGATGTGCTATGTGCACGTTTACCTTTAGAAACCACCAGATGTATCTCGAATGCACCACGTTGACCGGATAGGCTAGGGATGGTTTGCGGGAAATGGGGAATGAAATGTCAGGGGAGATTTCGACCTAGCCAATTCAATGCAATTGGTTTGTGCGGGAAAAAAATTCTTCTTGGAGGAATGGGAATTGAAATGGCAGCGGAATTTCATGCCTGGTTGATTCAATGCAATTGGTGGGGATTGAATTGACATGGGAATTAGACTGGTGACTGTACAATTGGTTTGTGCACTGGGAGAAACATCCGACAGCCCGTATCCTTCGCCATGATATAGTTGATCAAACTCTTTGGTCTGCGCATAGTACTTATTTTGTTGGTTAATGTACGTTTAGAAAATGGGATGTTATATGGGATTTGGTTAACTTGACTGTTGTTGCGGAACTGACTGTCGAAACCCGCTTGGGCGCGCTTTGCGATTATTCTTAACAGAGTTCACAGGGAATCCTGCAACCTTTAGTTGTAGCTTCTGGCTCATGAGATTCTGTAGCATCTTGTATGGATAATCACATCAGCCTAATGTTCTTGCAAGCCGTTCAGTGATTTGAAATTTGAATCTATATACCTTTGCACAAGTGGATCTTAAGCTTTTATGGAACCATTACATTTGCATCAATTTCAAGTTAACACATGAAACTGAGTATCAAAATGCTCTTGCTTTGAAGGTTGCCCCCTATAGAGCATTCAATTTGGGTTTGATTCTTTGGTCAGAACTCGCAACCACAAGTATTCTGATCGTCCTTTCGATGTGTACATCTCCTTCTTCTCATAGCACTAGGAAATCCTCACAAGGGATTGCGACTTGTGACAACACATACCTTCATTAGTTTGGACTCTTAAACCTCCTGATTAATACTAGAAGCACATTGGATAGCCTATCACAATAATTGACAATGTTTTATTGTAAGCattatattttgttttttcaCCAAGGGGCTTGCATTCTTTAAACAATTGAAGTCCCTTTACTGTTAGTTGAGTAGCGAAACGGCTCGTGCTTTGCCAACCATTTGACATTCTTGGTTTATCTTGATGTCATGTAGGTATGCGATGTGGTACAAGGAGCAGGAGAAGCTGTCCCACAGATACTAAAGGTGGAGCTTTCTCCAATATTGCAGCAGTGGGAATTTCCATGTTCTATAATCCACCAAGAGTGATTTAACATTTTCAGAATCACTTCTAGTTGTACCCTTTTGCTCTTTCCGTTGCATATGCAATGCAGCAAGTGCGACTTGCAAACCTATTTTGAGGCCTCAAATGTTGAGTTGTCCATCACTGGAGTGAACTTGTGCAATAAAGCAAATTAACCAGTCATCTTACTTGGTTGCTGTATGCTTGTCAATTGTGTTGCTGGTTTGCCCTTCGGCATTTCTCTTGATTTTGCATATTCTTGTGGTAACCAGGGGAACTTCTTCACATCTTTTAGATGATTATTGTAGGACTGTTTGGCCATAAACTGAAAGCTTGTGACTAGGCACTAGCACTTCAATGCTTTATTTGTAATCATGTTT
This genomic stretch from Triticum urartu cultivar G1812 unplaced genomic scaffold, Tu2.1 TuUngrouped_contig_4491, whole genome shotgun sequence harbors:
- the LOC125527905 gene encoding cytochrome b-c1 complex subunit 8-1, mitochondrial-like, with the translated sequence MGKMPVRMKAVVYALSPFQQQVMPGLWKDITTKIHHKVSENWISATLLITPVVGTYQYAMWYKEQEKLSHRY